One window from the genome of Salvia splendens isolate huo1 chromosome 9, SspV2, whole genome shotgun sequence encodes:
- the LOC121747294 gene encoding calcium-transporting ATPase 4, plasma membrane-type-like: MDNFIPPEFDLDHKDHSDDALKKWRQAVGTIVKNRRRRFRYAADLEKRTEAKEQLKKLSEKIRISFITLTAALRFLNGAHIKITHPEPTEEDIEKDIQNGLHEEARLAGFKINPDKLGSLVASYDIKTLTKLKGTDGLADRLNVSLEKGVNSSDVPLRQNIYGVNRYTEKPSKGFWVFVWEALHDLTLIILIVCAVVSIGVGLATEGWPKGIYDGLGIILSILLVVMVTAISDYKQSLQFKELDKEKKKIFINVTRDGVRQKVSIFDLVVGDIVILSIGDQVPADGIFISGFNLLIDQSSLTGESVPINIYEKRPFLLAGSKVQDGSGKMLVTTVGMRTEWGKLMETLSECGDDETPLQVKLNGVATIIGKLGLCFAVLTFLVLTVRFLIEKGLRNEITQWGSSDALLLLNYFATAVTIIVVAVPEGLPLAVTLSLAFAMKQLMKEKALVRHLSACETMGSATCICTDKTGTLTTNHMVVSKIWLSGKSKEVDASGHKDALDSYISEKVLSVLLQGIFNNTGAEVVNDKDGKRTILGTPTESAILEYGLLLGDFEEQRKVCRIKKVEPFNSEKKKMSVLVSLPDSKTRAFCKGASEIILKTCSRVINADGEVVELSEEQVSSISDIINGFANEALRTLCLAFKDIDDGSPEDSIPDSGYTLIAIVGIKDPVRPGVREAVKICLDAGIAVRMVTGDNINTAKAIARECGILKDDDLAIEGPEFHSLSIYQMKELIPKLKVMARSSPTDKHLLVKTSRNELGEVVAVTGDGTNDAPAMHEADIGLAMGIAGTEVAKESADVIVLDDNFSTIVNVAKWGRSVYINIQKFVQFQLTVNIVALMINFISACASGSAPLTAVQLLWVNLIMDTLGALALATEPPHDGLMQRPPVRRNESFITRTMWRNIFGQSIYQLAILLVLNFIGKQILGLTGSNATEVLNTFIFNTFVFCQVFNEFNSRDIEKINIFRGLIGNWIFIGIIMATVVFQVIIVEFLGTFASTVPLNWQLWALSIALGAVGMPIAVVLKCIPVKNDAPATQHDGYDALPTGPERA; encoded by the exons ATGGACAATTTCATACCACCGGAGTTCGATTTGGACCACAAAGATCACTCAGATGACGCGCTGAAGAAGTGGCGCCAGGCCGTCGGAACGATCGTGAAGAACCGCCGGAGAAGGTTCCGCTACGCCGCCGATCTCGAGAAGCGAACCGAAGCCAAAGAGCAGCTCAAAAAACTCAGT GAAAAGATTCGTATTTCCTTCATTACTCTGACGGCAGCCCTCAGGTTTCTTAATG GTGCACATATTAAAATAACTCACCCTGAACCAACGGAAGAAGATATAGAAAAGGATATCCAAAATGGACTTCACGAAGAGGCTAGACTTGCAGGGTTTAAAATCAACCCTGATAAACTTGGATCTCTTGTTGCTTCTTACGACATTAAGACCTTAACTAAACTGAAAGGCACTGATGGTCTTGCTGATAGATTGAATGTTTCACTAGAAAAAGGAGTGAACTCAAGTGACGTGCCTTTAAGGCAAAATATATATGGTGTCAATCGCTACACTGAGAAACCTTCTAAAGGTTTTTGGGTGTTTGTATGGGAAGCTTTACATGACTTGACGCTTATTATACTTATAGTTTGTGCTGTGGTATCTATTGGAGTAGGGCTTGCTACTGAAGGGTGGCCAAAGGGTATATATGATGGCTTGGGAATTATCCTTAGCATACTTCTTGTGGTCATGGTTACTGCAATTAGTGATTATAAGCAATCATTACAATTCAAAGAGTTGGATAAGGAGAAAAAGAAGATTTTTATCAATGTCACTAGGGATGGAGTTCGGCAGAAAGTCTCCATATTTGATTTGGTTGTTGGAGATATTGTTATTCTGTCCATCGGAGATCAGGTTCCAGCAGATGGAATTTTCATATCCGGGTTTAACTTGTTGATTGATCAGTCAAGTTTGACTGGTGAAAGTGTGCCAATAAACATATACGAAAAAAGGCCATTTCTTCTTGCAGGAAGTAAAGTTCAAGACGGGTCTGGTAAAATGCTGGTGACTACAGTTGGAATGAGAACAGAATGGGGGAAGTTGATGGAAACTCTAAGTGAGTGTGGTGATGATGAGACCCCTCTGCAGGTCAAGCTGAATGGCGTTGCTACTATTATTGGTAAACTTGGACTTTGCTTTGCTGTTCTGACTTTCCTAGTCTTGACGGTAAGGTTTTTGATTGAGAAGGGGCTTCGCAACGAAATTACCCAATGGGGTTCTAGTGACGCTCTGTTGCTTTTAAACTACTTCGCTACAGCAGTCACCATTATTGTTGTTGCGGTTCCTGAGGGATTGCCCCTTGCAGTTACACTTAGTCTTGCCTTCGCGATGAAGCAATTAATGAAGGAAAAGGCACTAGTGAGACATTTGTCAGCCTGCGAAACGATGGGTTCTGCTACGTGCATTTGTACTGATAAAACAGGTACATTAACCACTAACCATATGGTAGTCAGTAAAATATGGCTTTCTGGAAAATCAAAGGAGGTTGATGCCAGTGGACACAAGGATGCATTAGATAGCTATATATCAGAAAAAGTATTATCCGTCCTCTTGCAAGGAATATTTAACAATACAGGAGCTGAGGTTGTCAATGATAAAGATGGAAAGAGGACAATTCTGGGTACACCAACTGAGTCGGCGATTCTAGAATATGGATTGCTTCTAGGTGATTTTGAGGAGCAACGCAAAGTCTGTAGGATAAAGAAGGTTGAACCCTTTAAttctgaaaagaaaaagatgtcTGTTCTTGTGTCACTTCCAGATAGCAAAACCCGAGCTTTCTGCAAAGGTGCTTCggaaattatattaaaaacgTGCAGCAGGGTAATTAATGCTGATGGGGAGGTTGTCGAGTTGTCAGAAGAGCAAGTAAGTTCTATCTCGGATATCATCAATGGGTTTGCCAATGAAGCTTTACGTACTCTCTGCTTAGCTTTTAAGGATATTGACGATGGTTCTCCGGAGGATAGTATCCCTGATAGTGGCTATACGTTGATTGCAATTGTGGGAATCAAGGATCCAGTTCGCCCTGGTGTGAGGGAAGCAGTTAAAATCTGTTTAGATGCTGGCATTGCTGTACGCATGGTTACTGGGGATAATATTAATACAGCTAAAGCTATTGCTAGAGAGTGTGGAATTCTTAAAGATGATGATCTTGCTATTGAAGGTCCAGAGTTTCACTCTCTGAGTATCTACCAGATGAAGGAACTAATACCAAAACTAAAG GTAATGGCGCGGTCCTCACCAACAGATAAGCATCTTCTAGTGAAGACATCAAGAAATGAACTAGGAGAGGTTGTTGCAGTTACTGGCGATGGGACAAATGATGCTCCAGCTATGCACGAGGCAGACATTGGACTTGCTATGGGCATTGCAGGAACAGAG GTTGCGAAAGAAAGTGCTGATGTGATTGTGCTAGATGACAATTTCTCAACAATTGTGAATGTTGCGAAATGGGGACGCTCAGTGTACATAAATATTCAGAAATTCGTTCAATTCCAACTGACCGTCAACATTGTTGCTCTCATGATCAACTTCATATCTGCTTGTGCATCAG GATCAGCTCCCCTCACAGCTGTGCAGCTGCTGTGGGTGAACCTAATAATGGACACTCTAGGTGCACTTGCACTGGCCACTGAGCCACCACACGATGGCCTGATGCAGAGGCCTCCTGTACGAAGAAACGAAAGCTTCATAACGAGGACCATGTGGAGGAATATCTTCGGACAGAGCATCTATCAGTTGGCTATTCTGCTTGTCCTAAATTTCATTGGGAAGCAAATACTGGGGCTCACAGGCTCTAATGCCACTGAAGTGCTGAATACCTTCATCTTCAACACCTTCGTCTTCTGTCAG GTGTTCAATGAATTTAACAGTCGCGACATCGAGAAGATCAACATCTTCCGTGGGCTGATTGGAAACTGGATATTCATAGGAATCATCATGGCCACAGTAGTCTTCCAAGTCATCATAGTCGAGTTCCTGGGTACGTTTGCCAGCACCGTACCATTGAACTGGCAGCTGTGGGCACTAAGCATTGCATTGGGTGCTGTGGGCATGCCTATAGCTGTAGTCTTGAAGTGCATTCCTGTCAAGAACGATGCGCCTGCTACACAGCACGACGGCTACGATGCGCTCCCAACCGGCCCAGAACGCGCTTAA
- the LOC121747203 gene encoding uncharacterized protein LOC121747203, whose amino-acid sequence MEALYSKLYDKYTKLKKEKEYQFDELNYEQEVKFLKYEAAADEMIHYLKSENEKLHEQHIHFQKLLAEENQKNKELSEEISRLQDKKCSSYTMPKETGQENLHNTPGEQSQGTSPAKSSKKRKYVHISEHAAAPYVDVEVDHPSGQLVPRDKSSGAPSIQQPACCLRTTNSSGGDAADTSSFNCMFQYLVEYVVGLKVSPVAKSNEVSILARHQSSGYSFSLTWITKADGEVELLYRVLSLGTFERVAPEWMKETLMFSSSMCSLFFQRVSRVINT is encoded by the exons ATGGAAGCTCTTTACTCGAAGCTGTACGACAAATACACCAAACTGAAG AAGGAAAAAGAATACCAGTTTGACGAGCTGAATTATGAGCAGGAAGTGAAATTCTTGAAGTATGAAGCTG CTGCAGATGAAATGATCCATTACTTGAAAAGTGAGAATGAAAAGCTCCATGAACAACATATTCACTTCCAAAAGTTGTTAGCGGAAGAGAACCAAAAGA ATAAGGAACTCAGTGAAGAAATTTCAAGGCTCCAAGACAAAAAATGTTCAAGCTATACTATGCCCAAGGAAACTGGACAGGAAAATTTACACAATACCCCTGGGGAACAATCGCAAGGAACATCTCCTGCAAAATCATCAAAAAAACGTAAATATGTCCATATTAGTGAGCATGCAGCTGCTCCATATGTTGATGTTGAAGTCGACCATCCATCAGGTCAACTTGTTCCTAGGGACAAAAGCAGCGGTGCCCCAAGCATCCAGCAG CCTGCCTGCTGTCTAAGAACGACCAACAGTTCAG GTGGTGATGCTGCAGATACAAGCTCATTCAACTGCATGTTTCAATATCTTGTAGAGTATGTAGTTGGCCTCAAAGTTTCCCCTGTCGCTAAAAGCAACGAAGTGTCCATTTTGGCGCGTCACCAATCAAGTG GCTACTCGTTCAGCTTGACATGGATAACAAAGGCAGATGGAGAAGTTGAGCTGCTATACCGCGTTTTGTCCCTGGGGACTTTCGAGAGGGTTGCCCCAGAATGGATGAAGGAAACGCTCATGTTCAGCTCCAGCATGTGCAGTCTCTTTTTTCAGAGGGTTTCTCGTGTTATCAATACTTAA